In Clostridium ljungdahlii DSM 13528, the genomic window TAATTCCCCAAACTGTTGCTTTATAACGTGCTGCTCTAATAATATTTGATAGTGGAGAAAAACTTAAATCATTTATATCTTTTTCTACTGTGATTAAGCATGGAAGTTTTGATTCAACAACTTCATAGCCATTATCAATTTTTCTGTGTATTATCACAGTATTATTTTTTAAATTTAAAGACTTTATTTTTTCCACATAGGTTAATTGCGGTATTCCAAGTCTAGATGCAATACCTGGTCCAACCTGAGCTGTATCTCCATCTATAGCTTGCTTTCCACAAAACACTAAATCAATAGCCTCTTTCTCCATTATTTTTTTTATTCCCATTGAAAGTATATAACTTGTAGCTAGAGTATCAGAACCAGCAAATGCTCTATCTGAGAGAAGATACCCTTCATCAGCTCCCATTTCAATACACTTTTTAATAACTTCCTCTGCTTGTGGCGGCCCCATTGATATAATAGAAACCTTACCTCCAAACTTATTTTTAATTTTCACAGCTTCTTCTACTGCATGTGCATCATAAGGATTAATAATTGTAGGTGCGCTTGATCTATCTAAAGTATTTGTTTTTGGATCCATTTTAATTTCTGTAGTATCCGGTACTTGTTTCACACAAACTAAAATATGCAACTAAACAACAACTCCTTCAATTTTTATTTAAAATTATTATTTACAATCATTTTTCATTATTTGTGCTCTATTATATAAGTCTCATATGAAGAAAAAATGAAGATTAAATAATTTAAAAAATTTATTTAAAACAAGTTTGGTTATGCAAATATTTTTTATATAAATCTTTATAATTTCTACACAACTATTCTGTATATTATAGCTATTAAATGTATTTATAATGTGAGGACTATACCAATGTACTCAGCTTATAGAATAAAAATAATAATATACTGGTGAGGTAAATTTATGAGTATAAAAAATATAAGACTAAAAGTATATAATATGACTTGTACATCTTGTGAAAAAACTATAGAAAGAACATTAAAAAAGTTAGTAGGGGTTTTTAATGCCAAGGCTAACTACAGTGGTCAATTTATAGACATAGAATATGATTCTAAACTTTGCAATCTAAAGGATATAAAGGATTGTATAAATAGTACTGGATATAGCACTGAGAATTCCTATAATCTTGGATTTGCTGGAATACTTATGGTAGCAGTTTCCATTATTCTTATAGGTAATTCTACTGGTGGTTTCGATATGAATAATATGCTTAAAGGAGCAACCTATTTTGTACTTTTTGTAGTTGGAGTGCTCACCTCTATACACTGTGTGGGAATGTGCGGTGGAATAATGCTTTCTCAAAGCTTAACTAATGAAAGCACCAATAAATTTCAGGCAATTAAACCTGCAATACTTTATAATATAGGGAGAGTAATATCATATACAATTCTAGGTGGAATTATTGGTACCTTGGGCTCCGTACTTTCACTATCTATAAAAACTCAAGCTGCTCTTCAACTGTTTGCTGGTTTATTTATGATCATCATGGGATTTAATATGGCTGGTTTTTCTTTATTTAGAAAGCTGCAAATAAAACTACCTTGGTCCTTTTGTTCAGTAAAGAATAAGCCTAAAACTCCATTTATGGTAGGTATCTTAAATGGTTTAATGCCATGCGGGCCTCTTCAAACTATGCAGCTATATGCTCTTGGTACAGGCAGCTCTTTTAAAGGTGCTCTTTCTATGTTCATCTTTGCCTTAGGTACAGTGCCTTTAATGTTAACTTTCGGTGCAGTTTCTGGCCTATTAAGTAAAGGATACACAAAAAAGATTTTAAAATTTAGTGGAGTCCTTGTAATTGTCCTAGGGTTAATTATGGGTAATAGAGGACTATCTTTAGCTGGAATAAATGTTGTTTCGTCTATAGGTTCTCTTTTACCTGGAACTAACCAATCCCTTGCTGCTTCTGCGGCAAATAGCACTAAAGCTGTTTTAAAGGATGGAGTTCAGGTAGTAAATATGACTGCAGATGGAAATGGGTATACGCCTAATGTACTGTATGTAAAAAAAGGCATTCCTGTTAAGTGGATAATAGATGGGAAACAAATAACTTCTTGTAACAATGCAATTGTAGTAGCATCGCTAAATATAAAGAAGCAGTTGGATAATGGTGAAAATATAATAGAGTTTACACCAAATGACAAAGACATAAACTTTAGCTGCTGGATGGGAATGATAAATGGGGTAATTCGAGTAGTAGATAATCTAGATTCTGTTGATACATCTAAGCCCACCGATCCTTCCGCTCCTCCTGTTGGTACTCCTAATTGCTGTAGTGGTGGTGCAGTAGCACCTAGTGCTAATTCGTCAACTAAATAACAAACTCAAAACATATATGAAAGTTATCTAAATAGTATTCAAGAGTAATTTTGTAGATGCTCTAATTACCATAATAAAAAAAGTGATTGAATAAAAGTAATCTACACATTTTTACTTTATCAATCACTTTTAGTTTAATAATTACTTCTCTATTGTAATCTTTGCCTTTTCTAGTTTAACAACATTTCCTATTGTATCTCCTACTGGGCATCTTTTTTCAATGAGTTCAATAAACTTCCTAATTTTTTCTTCTGAAGCATCACTCTTTATATGCATATTATATCTTACACTCTGGTATCCCGGTCTCACATCCGATAATCCCATAAATCCATCTGGATCCAATTCTCCTTCTAACTCTATCCAAAAATCCTCAAGATTTATTTTCATTTTTTCAGCAAAAGATGATGCAAGAATTGTTTGACATCCACCTAAAGCACAAAGAACTAATTCAACCGGATTCATTCCAGTATTACTTCCACCTAAGCTTTCTGGTTCGTCAATATCTACATTAAACCCCCTTGCTTCTGCTGTAACTGCAAGACCTTTCTTTCGTCTTGTTGTTGCCTTAAATGTTGTTATCGCCATAATACCACTCCTTTATAAATTTAGTTAGCATTACAACTTCAGTATATCCCAATCAATTAATACTAAACATTATTTCTAAATCGTATAGTAAATATGGATCCTTTGCCTACTTCACTTTGAGCTTCAATAGAAGCTGAATGTAGAGTTAAAATATCCTTTACTATGGTTAATCCGATTCCGCTTCCTTCAATTTTATTTCTGCTTTTATCTCCCCTATACAGCCTTTCAAATATAAAAGGTAAATCTTCTTTGCTAATTCCAATTCCATTGTCTCTTATACTAACAACAATACTTTCTTTATCTCTAGTTAAATTAACCCAAACTTTTCCTCCATAATCTGAAAATTTTACTGCGTTAGATAAAAGATTAATAAATACCTGTTTTAATTTGTCTGCATCACCTACTATACTATAGTCCTTATCCGGTCTTATATTATACACTAACTCTATACTTTTCTCTTTTAATGCAATTGAAAAGCCATCACATACTGCAGATAACAATTCATCTAATAAGATCTTCTCTTTATTAACAGAAATTGTCTCTGATTCAAATTCTTTTAGGGTATTTAGGTTATTTAAAAGCTTTCCAAACCTGATAACTTCATCATTTAAACCTATTAACTGTTCTGTATTTACCGGAAAAATTCCGTCAATCATGGCTTCTAAGTTATTTTGAAGAACATTAAGTGGAGTTCTTATTTCATGTGATATATCAGAAACTAGCCTTTTTCTTAATAAATCTTGATGATTAAGTTTTTCTCCTAACGTATTTATACTGCTTTTAAGCTTTTCAATCTCTAATATGTCTGTATCTACATTAGTTTTAGAATTATAATCTCCATTAGATAGCTTTACTGATACATTTGATACTTCTCTAATTGGTACTGAAAACTGCTTTGAAATATACAGGCTGATAATTATTACAATAAGAAGACTTAAAAAAATACTAGCAATAATTCCTTTGTTAATGGATAATTTAAAATTTACATCATCAGCGGATAATAATACTGAAGAATATTGACCTATCTGTACATATCCAACAACATCACCATTATATTTAATTGGGAAACTATTTGTAGTAAAAACTCCACTTTTACCATCTAAGGATTTAAAATGTTCTTTTTCTTTAATATCATTTGGATCCATCATCCAAACCAACTTTTTATTTGAATCTAAAAGAGTTATGCAGTAATTGCTCATATATGCCTCATGCTTCATTTCACTTCCTGAAGCTGCTGTCCATTTTTTATCTCTTTTATAAACCTCTTGGAAATACTGTACTATTCTATCATTTCTTTTATTCTGGTTGTTCACCATATATTCACTAAATTTATTATTTATTGTGATATTTACAAAGATAGCAGTTAATACTACAGCTAATATAGAACAAGCTAAAATTATAATGCTTAGCTTTCGCCTAATACTATACATCAATTGTCACCACCAAACTTATATCCTAGTCTAGTAACTGTCAAAATATACTTAGGACTTTTACTGTCTTCTTCTATTTTTTTCCTTATGTTTTTTATATGAACATCTACAGTCCTGTCAAACCCCTCAAAATCCATACCAAAAACCCTATCTATTAATTGTTCTCTAGTAAGAACTTTTCCTTTATTTATTGCAAGAACATATAAAATATCAAATTCATTAGGAGTAAGGGATATTTCTTGTCCTTTAACTTTTATAATTCTACTATCTTTATAAATTTGGATATTTCCATTATCTAAAGATAAAACTGAAATGTTATTTGCCCCTAACCTTCTGAATAAAGAATTAACTCTGGCAACCAGTTCTCTTGGACTAAAAGGTTTAACTAAATACTCATCTGCACCTGTATTAAGCCCCTCTATTCTGTCTTCTAATGCAGATTTAGCAGTAACCATAAATATATGCACATCAGACTTATCTCTTATAATTTTACATATTTCCTCTCCTTGAATATCCGGCAGCATTAGATCAAGTATTATTAAGCTAAATTCAATTGAATCAAAGAGTTCTAAAGCTTTTAGTCCAGTTGTTGATGTATATACTTCATAACCTTCCTTTTCTAAATATGCCTTTTGAATATTAGATACCTTTTCCTCATCTTCTACTATCAAAACTTTATTCATGTTACTCACCTCAATTTTGTATTGTAAAAAACTAATTCTATTATTAATTCTCATAA contains:
- a CDS encoding electron transfer flavoprotein subunit beta/FixA family protein, which translates into the protein MHILVCVKQVPDTTEIKMDPKTNTLDRSSAPTIINPYDAHAVEEAVKIKNKFGGKVSIISMGPPQAEEVIKKCIEMGADEGYLLSDRAFAGSDTLATSYILSMGIKKIMEKEAIDLVFCGKQAIDGDTAQVGPGIASRLGIPQLTYVEKIKSLNLKNNTVIIHRKIDNGYEVVESKLPCLITVEKDINDLSFSPLSNIIRAARYKATVWGINDFEADMSQLGLKGSPTSVRRIFPPPQRSGGELLKGNIDEVVKQLTDSLKGGIVRWQL
- a CDS encoding OsmC family protein yields the protein MAITTFKATTRRKKGLAVTAEARGFNVDIDEPESLGGSNTGMNPVELVLCALGGCQTILASSFAEKMKINLEDFWIELEGELDPDGFMGLSDVRPGYQSVRYNMHIKSDASEEKIRKFIELIEKRCPVGDTIGNVVKLEKAKITIEK
- a CDS encoding sensor histidine kinase, with translation MYSIRRKLSIIILACSILAVVLTAIFVNITINNKFSEYMVNNQNKRNDRIVQYFQEVYKRDKKWTAASGSEMKHEAYMSNYCITLLDSNKKLVWMMDPNDIKEKEHFKSLDGKSGVFTTNSFPIKYNGDVVGYVQIGQYSSVLLSADDVNFKLSINKGIIASIFLSLLIVIIISLYISKQFSVPIREVSNVSVKLSNGDYNSKTNVDTDILEIEKLKSSINTLGEKLNHQDLLRKRLVSDISHEIRTPLNVLQNNLEAMIDGIFPVNTEQLIGLNDEVIRFGKLLNNLNTLKEFESETISVNKEKILLDELLSAVCDGFSIALKEKSIELVYNIRPDKDYSIVGDADKLKQVFINLLSNAVKFSDYGGKVWVNLTRDKESIVVSIRDNGIGISKEDLPFIFERLYRGDKSRNKIEGSGIGLTIVKDILTLHSASIEAQSEVGKGSIFTIRFRNNV
- a CDS encoding response regulator transcription factor encodes the protein MNKVLIVEDEEKVSNIQKAYLEKEGYEVYTSTTGLKALELFDSIEFSLIILDLMLPDIQGEEICKIIRDKSDVHIFMVTAKSALEDRIEGLNTGADEYLVKPFSPRELVARVNSLFRRLGANNISVLSLDNGNIQIYKDSRIIKVKGQEISLTPNEFDILYVLAINKGKVLTREQLIDRVFGMDFEGFDRTVDVHIKNIRKKIEEDSKSPKYILTVTRLGYKFGGDN